The Porphyromonas sp. oral taxon 275 DNA window GGGCGGGCTCAACGATGTCACCCGACAGCAGCAGACCTCCCAGTCCTTCGAGCCCATCGTCTCGGGCATAGGCAGCGTAGGCATCACGAACAATGTGACGATACGCCCCTCGCAGCTCGGGGCCCAGCGCCGCTTGACCTACTCCAATAGCAACCGCACCTATTCCAACCGCTTCGCCTTCACCTGGTCGACGGGAGAGAATAAGCGCGGCTGGTCGCTCCTGGCGAGCGTCGTGCGCCGCTCGGGGGACGGACAGTACAGCTATGTACGCGGACAGTTCTACGACGCGTGGAGCTACTTCCTCGGCATAGAGAAGCGCCTGGACGAGTCGAATCACATCAGCCTCATGGCCCTCGGCGCTCCCACCCGACGCGGGGTAGCCAGCGCCTCCACTCAGGAGGCCTACGATCTGGCGGGCTCCAACTTCTACAACCCCAACATCGGCCGCCAGGCAGGGGCGTGGCGCAATGCCCGTGTCCGAGACAGCCACGAGCCTATCGTGCAGCTCAGCCACTACTTCAACGACCTGCAGCGCCGCCTGCAGATCTCGACGACGATGAGCTACCGCTTCGGCTACAACAGCTACAGCGCCCTCAACTGGTACAACGCCCCCGACCCACGCCCCGACTACTACCGCTACCTACCCTCCTACTTCACGCGCATGGCTACCCCTGGGAGCCAAGACGCCGAGGCAGCAGCACGCTACGCCGAGCTCTGGCACAGCGATCCCAATACGCGCTATATCGACTGGGATCGTATGTATGCTATCAATAGGGGGAATATGGCGACCGTACGCAATGCCGCAGGTGAGGCATTGGCCACAGGACGTCGTGCTCTGTACATGGTAGAGGATAGGCACACCGATCAGCGGGAGTTCGCCTGGGCCAGCACGATGGCTTGGCAGCCGCTCAAGCAGCTGGAGCTCAACGGCGGCCTCAGCTACCGACACAACCGCACGGAGAACTTCGCCGTCGTCGGGGATCTCCTCGGGGCAGACTTCGTCTATGACGTGGACAAGTTCGCCGAGCGCGACTTCGGCGGTGACGCCTCCAAGAGCCAGGTCGACCTCAATCACCCCGACCGCATCGTGCAGCGCGGGGATCGCTTCGGGCACGACTACGAGGCGCAGACGAGTCGCTTCGTAGCCTGGGGGCAGGCCACCTATAAGCTCAGCAAGCTGGATGTCTACGGTGCTCTGGGCTATACCCACACGGCGATGCAGCGCGACGGGAAGCAGCGCCGCGGGCTCTTCCCCGACAACTCCTACGGCCTCTCTGACCGCGTGAAGTTCAATGACCTCACGGCCAAGGCTGGGGCTATCTACAAGCTCAACGGGCACCACTACCTGCAGGCCAACCTCGCCTACGTGGAGCAGGCGCCGACCTTCCGCAACGTCTTCATCTCGCCTCGCACACGCAATAGCTACGTGGAGAACCCTCAGTCCGAGCGTATCCTCAGCGCTGAGGCCAGCTATCAGGTACGCCTGCCGTGGCTGCGCGGACGCCTGACAGGCTTCTACGCGCAGATCGCTGACCACACGCAGGCGATGAACTTCTACGACGACAGCCAGGCCTCCTTCTCCAACTACATCCTCACCGGGATCAACACACGCCACCTCGGGATGGAGCTCGGGCTCGAGGCTAAGCTCAGCCCCACGCTGACGGCCAACGCCGCCCTCGCCCTCGGCCAGTACCAGTACGCCAGCAACCCCAGCTACGTGCAGACCATCGACAACTCGGAGAAGATCGTAGACCGTGACGTCATCTACTGGAAGGGGCTACAGGTCGGCGGCACGCCACAGACGGCAGCCACCGTAGGGCTCACCTACTACGCCCCCTGGTACGCCAACTTCGGGATCAACGCCAACTACTTCGGGCGCAACTACGTGAGCATGGCCCCCGCGCTGCGCACCGACCGAGCTCGTTCCGCCCTCGACCAGGCCTACATCCACCCCGAGCGTCTACGTGACGGCTTTACCGTCGACCTCTTCGCAAGCTACTCGTGGCGGATCAAGTACGGCACCTTCCTGCGCTTCAACCTCTCGGTGAGCAACGTGCTGAACAACAAGCAGCTCCCCAGCGGAGGCTTCGAGCAGCTGCGCGTGCGTACCCAGCGCGACGAGAGCGGCCAGCAGATCCCCTTCCGTCCCTTCGACTCGAAGCTGAGCTACGTCTATGGGACGACCTTCTTCCTCAACACCACGCTCCAGTTCTAATAGCCACCTACCGACATGACGCTTCATCATCTATATAGCCTACCGCTCATGGGACTGCTCCTCGTGGGGGCTGTGAGCTGCACGAAGTATAACGAGCCCGACCCGCCCAGCTTCGCCACCGAGCGCAGCGCGGACGAGCTCCCACGCCCTACGCACACCATCGCGCAGCTCAAGGAGCTCTACACGCAGGGCGGACTGACCCTCCAGCGCCCCATCGTCGTCGAGGCTATCGTCGCCTCGGACGACACCGAGGGGAATGTCTACCGCAGCTGCTACATCCAGGACTCCACGGGCGGCATGGAGCTGAAGTTCGCCCTCGGCAACCTCAGCACCATCTATCCGCAGGGAGCCCGTGTACGCCTGCTGTGCCAGGACCTACAGCTCGGCGCCTATGGCGGGCAGGTAGGCCTCGGTTACCGCAGTACGGACGCGCGCTACGAGACGGCCTTCCTCCCCGAGAAGTTCGTCCAGCAGCATCTCTTCATCGTCGGACGCAGCGAGCTACAGCCTCGTGAGCTAAGCCTCTCCGAGCTCAGCATGAGCTATGCTGGGACACTGGTCCGGGTTAAGGACGTACAGTTCGCCGCCTCCGAGCTAGGGCAGACCTACGCCTCCCCCGAGCAGCGTGCTAGCCTAGCGCAGGTCAATCGTACGCTCACCGACCGCACGGGGGCGCAGCTCGTCGTACGCACCAGTAGCTATGCCCGCTTTGCTGGCAAGCAGCTGCCCAAGGGCTCGGGCTCGGTGACGGGCATCCTGAGCTACTTCCGCACCACGCCCCAGCTCATCATCCTCCGCGAGCAGGATGTCCAGCTTACCGACGCTCGCTTCTAGTTCCTAGCCTTCATTCATCACCTCGAACTAATGACTAAGCATAAGTACAGTCGCTGGACGCTCCTCGCCGCAGCCAGCCTTTGCCTTACCCTTGGGATCACCTCCTGTAAGGACAACGACGACGCCTACACCAAGCCTGAGTACAGCATCACCGCTCCTAAGGCTCAGAACAAGACCTTCGCCATCCCCGAGGCTGGCGGCACGGCTAGCCTCCAGCTGACGAGCAATCGCTCCTGGAAGGCCGTCACCACCGCCGACTGGATCAACATCAGCCCCAGCGCAGGCGGCGCGGGCAGCGCAGAGATCAAGATCCAGGTGCTGCCCAATGCGGGCGCCAACCGCTCCGCTCAGGTCGCCCTACAGCTGGGCGGCAAGTCCGAGCTCTATACCATCACGCAGACGGGCAGCGGTACGAGCAGCGAGACCATCAAGTCCGATGCCCAGGGCCTCACCGCCTTCATCAAGAAGTACGACACGGGCAGCGAAGTCACCGTGAGCGAGGACGTGAGCCTCAAGGCTGCCCTCGTCTCGGACATCGAGGCCAACAATCTGACCAACAACCGCAACATCGTCCTGCAGGCAGGCCCCCAGGGCATCACGGTGCGCCTGGCCAAGCCAGCCAACAAGGCTTGGAAGCCTGGTACCGTCTTCGTCGTCAAGGCTAAGGGGGGTAAGGTGCAGCGCTTCAACGGCGGCTCGCTGCAGCTCGACCTCAGCGCCGTCACCGACGCCTCCGCAGTCACGGCCAGCGAGAGCCTCGAGACGGTCGAGCCCGTCCAGCTCAGCCTCTCCGATATCTACTCGGGCAAATATGACAACATCCTCGTAGCCGTGGATGGTGTACAGTTCGCCGCCACAGGCAAGGCGCTGAACCCTAATAAGCCCAGCGGCACGCGCGCCCCAGCCAGCTACTACCACCGCCTCAGCGACTGCGTCACCGAGCTACCTCAGGCAGTCGACGGGCTATCGGTCGCCATCTCGGGCTATGCCCCCGAGGCACTACGCACCCAGGCGAGCCCCGAGAGCAACGGCCGTGTCGTAGGCATCCTACAGATCAATACGCTCAAGACCCAGACGCCCGCCGAGCAGCCCAAGAAGACCTACAACCTCTGGCCCCGCACGGCAGCGGATCTCTCCGGGCTCACGGGCAAGCGCTGCAGCGAGTCGAGCACCCAGCCTAAGCCCACTCCTACGCCCGATCCTGGGCAGGGGACGCAGCAGGCGCTTAGCCTCAAGGACTTCATCGCCAAGTACCCCGCCTCCAGCACCAAGCACCAGATCACCGAGGACCTCAGCTTCGAGGCCACCCTCATCACCCAGCTCAGCGAGGGCAACAGCACGGCGCTGAACCTCACCCTGCAGAGTGGCGACCAGGGGATCATCGTACGCCTAGGGAAGGACCTCCCCGCGAGCCTCAAGGCTGGGACGGTATATAAGGTCAAGGCTAAGGGTGCGAGCATCGGCCTCTATAACGGCTCCCTACAGCTCGAGTTCGCCAAGGACACGGGCGCAGAGGCTGTCCTCGAGGACACAGGCCGCACACAGCAGATCCGCCCCAAGAGGCTGACGCTCGCCGAGGTCTATGCAGGCACCTACGACAACATCCTCGTAGAGCTCAGCGGCGTGCAGTTCAGCCAGCATGGCAAGGCGCTGAACCCCAACAAGCCCAACAATAAGGGCTCCATCCCCAGCTACTTCGCCACCCGCATCGAGGACTGCGCCACGAGCCTGCCCGCAGGCATCAGCGGTCTGAGCCTAGCCATCTCGGGTAAGGCCTCCTTCAAGGGTGAGACCACGAGCGACAAGGCAGGCACCATCATCGGTATCCTCAGCCGCTCCTTCCGCACGACCAAGACAGGCGAGGTCAAGGAGTTCAACCTCTGGCCTCGTAGCCTGAGCGACATCCGATTCGACGCTCAGCGCTGCACTAAGTAAATCAGTAAGCTCTACTAAGCAATGAAGACGCTACGCCAGCTCCTGGGACTACTCCCCCTCAGCCTCGTGCTGGGGGGCGTACTCGCGGGCTGTACGACCGAGCGCCAGGATAGGCCTCGTGACCTCGCAGCCTCCGCTCCGCACCTCAGCCTCGCCTCCACGCGCCTACGCACCAAGCTCCTAGGGTCGGAGGCCTCCAGCTTCTTCGCCCATCTGCAGAGCCCCGCCGCCTGGCGCCTCGAGCTCCAGCCCGAGAGCGCCCGCAGCTGGGTGAGCCTCTCGCAGACTACGGGTGAGGCCAATCCTGAGGGCCTCGGGATCAGCGTCTCCACCCAGAGCAATACGGGGGCTGAGCGTACGGCCCTGCTCATCGTACGTGCCGCGGGGCTAGCCGACACGCTGCAGCTGGTGCAGCAGGCCCAGACGACGCAGCCCGGGGGCACGACGGGGATCCACATCCTCGGCGATCCCACCCTGCTGGAGCTCCCCGCGCTGAGCAAGGGCGCGGAGAACTACTTCGTCACCCACTACGCCGAGGGGAGGGTCAACTACTCCCTAGAGTACGACACCCAGCTACGCCACGCGCGCTGGGTCGCCTTCTCCTTCGACGAGCAGAGCTCCCGCAAGGCTGTGAGCCGCAGCGGGGATGACGCCTGGGCCTGGGACCCACGTATCCCGGCCGAATTCTCGACGGCACGCCTCTTCAGAGGCAGTGGCTACGACCGCGGCCACCTGGTGGCCTCGGAGGACCGAGTGTCCAGCCGTGAGGCCAACCGCCAGACCTTCTACTACTCCAATATGAGCCCGCAGATAGGCGCGGGCTTCAACCAAAGCTATTGGAGCAAGATCGAGGAGCTGGTACGAGGCTGGGGGCGCAATAGCAAGCTGCGGGATGTGCTCTATGTCGTCAAGGGGGGTACGATACGCCCCGACCAAGTAGAGTCCTACAAGGCCAATAATGTGCTGCTCATCCCCAAGTACTATTGGGTAGCACTGCTCCGCCAGCAGGGATCGAGCTACCACGCCATCGGCCTCTGGGTCGAGCACAAGAAGTACAGCAATAGCCCAGCCTTCCGCAGCCTCGCGATCTCGATCGAGGAGCTCGAGAAGCGTACGGGGCTCAACTTCTTCCACCGTCTGCCCGACGGCGTTGAGACGGAGGTCGAGCACGAGAGCCCCAGTTCGCCCGCCATCCTCAGCCTCTGGCCTGGTCTCTAGCCTCGCCTAGGGCAGTCCCTCTATACGAAGAGCATCGCAGGATCCTCGGGAGCCTAGCTCCTAGCCTGCGATGCTCTTCGCTTATTCTCCCCTCATCCTTATCCCAAGACACTAAGACCCCATACAAGCATGCAAGTCGATCAGATGATCATTGGGCTGGAGCGTATGCGCTTCTACGCCTACCACGGCGTCGCCCCGCAGGAGCGCGAGGTGGGCAACTACTTCACCCTAGAGTGCCGCGTCGAGGCCGAGGTCTCGGCGGCGATGCAGCACGACGCCCTCAGCGAGACCATCAGCTACGCCGAGCTCTACGAGGTCATCGCCGAGGAGATGGCCCAGCCCTCGCTGCTGCTGGAGCATGTCGTGGGCAGGATCGCCGCGGCGCTCTTCGATCGCTTCCCGCGGATCAGTACCCTCGAGCTCTCGCTACGCAAGGATAATCCCCCCTTCCCGGGGCAGCTGGACTCGGCGAGCTTCTCCATACGGGCTCGCAGATAGGCTGAGCGACAGCACCACGCCCCACGAAGGGCAGGGATATGAAAAGAGCAGGGACGAGCGTCGGCGCGCTCGTCCCTGCTGCTTTCTGTGTGTCTGGATGGAAGGTGGTCCCACTTGGGCTTGAACCAAGGACTCCCTGATTATGAGTCAGGTGCTCTAACCGACTGAGCTATAGGACCTGAGAAATGGATGCTCCGAGGGAGCCTACCATTAACTTCGCTGCAAAGATAGCGATATTATCAAGACGCTCAAAATGCCCTAGAATAGGCTCCTTATGCCCTCCCCTAGCTGTCTTGAGGGCATTCGGAGCCGCCTTCGACCCGCCGTTTGCTCATCCTAGCGGCAGGATGCTCCCCTAGCTTCCCCCTTACGCTCTACCGAAGCGAAGCACAATCCAAACTAGATATAGGAAGGATGCCTTGAAGGTCGACCGAGAGGGTGTCAGCCTAGGGTCAACTAGCCTTATGAGCATCCTACGCAAGCAGCTAGGAAAAGCCCCAGCGGGGCGACCCCTGCAAAGCCCAGGGTGCGTAGCCCTGCAAGGGCAACCAAACCCTGGGTAGCTGGAATAAATAGGAATAGAGCCCTACAGGGGCAGCCCTCAAAAGCTTAGTTGAACCTTAGCTGCTCAGCAGCATACTCACTCCTGCCCGTTCTGAGGGTCGCCCCTGTAGGGCTCTTTACGCATGAGTATGCCTGACCCAGGGCTTCGTCACGCTTACAGCGTTCCCTCACCCTGGGCTTTGAAGGGGTCGCCTCGCTGGGGCTTGCCAAACTGTTTGTCCCTAACTGAGGCTTGAATATATACACGGTCGGAGCTCTAGTCGTCATCCCTGCTGCCCCCCCACTCTCTCCAACTCCTCGAGGCTAGTACTAGCGCTGAGCGCTGCCCTAAGGGGGAGGCAGGCTGAGGTATATCCGTCAAGGCGCTGGGGGATATCCCTCACGAGCCTGAGGGACGCCCGTCAGGAGGCTGAGGGATATCAGTCAGCGCCCCGATAGTTAGCTCCGCAGGCAGTCCTCCTCTAGAGGGACACTCCCCCCAAGCTGCCCAGGGGCTCTGAGGCAAGGCGCGTGGGGGGAAAGCCGTACCTTTGTAGCAGTAACGCTTTACCTAACTTAGACCTTGCCCTTCATGGCACGAATAGTAACCAAAACTGGCGACCGAGGTACGACAGGTATCTTCGGTGGCGAACGCGTCCCTAAGGATAATATACGTATCGAGGCTAACGGCACCCTCGACGAACTCAATGCCCACCTCGGGCTCATACGCTCCTACCTCGCCCTCGAGGACCCCCGCCACAGCTTCATCGGCCAGGTGCAGATGCAGATCATGCAGGCGATGAGCCTCGTGGCGACACGCAGCGAGCGCCGCGCAGAGAACCCTAATAACTTCGACCTCGCTTGGCTCAGCGCCCTCGAGGAGGAGACCGCCCGCCTGATGAGCGAGCTCAGTGAGAACGGCTTCTTCATCCTCCCAGGCGGTACCCCCCTCTCAGCTCAGATGCAGCTGGCGCGTACCGTAGCGCGCCGCGCAGAGCGCCGCCTGTGGACGCTCGACCGAGAGGACCCGCTGCCCGAGGGGCTCATCCCCTGGGTCAATCGCATGAGTGACTGGCTCTTCGTCCTGGCCAAGTGGGAGATGCAGCAGCAGAACTGGCCCGAGGAGCGCTGGCAGGCCTTCAGCTACAAGCGTAAGAAGAAGCCCACCCATGACTAAGCAGTGCCCCCTAGCCCCCCTAATGCTCGTCGGCACGGGGAGCGACGTCGGCAAGAGCGTACTGGCAGCGGGCTTCTGCCGTATCTTCCTCCAGGATGGTTACCACCCCGCACCCTTCAAGGCGCAGAACATGGCCCTCAACTCCTACGTCACCCCCGAGGGACTGGAGCTGGGACGCGCGCAGGCCGTGCAGGCTGAGGCCGCGG harbors:
- a CDS encoding DUF5689 domain-containing protein; the encoded protein is MTLHHLYSLPLMGLLLVGAVSCTKYNEPDPPSFATERSADELPRPTHTIAQLKELYTQGGLTLQRPIVVEAIVASDDTEGNVYRSCYIQDSTGGMELKFALGNLSTIYPQGARVRLLCQDLQLGAYGGQVGLGYRSTDARYETAFLPEKFVQQHLFIVGRSELQPRELSLSELSMSYAGTLVRVKDVQFAASELGQTYASPEQRASLAQVNRTLTDRTGAQLVVRTSSYARFAGKQLPKGSGSVTGILSYFRTTPQLIILREQDVQLTDARF
- a CDS encoding DNA/RNA non-specific endonuclease; the protein is MKTLRQLLGLLPLSLVLGGVLAGCTTERQDRPRDLAASAPHLSLASTRLRTKLLGSEASSFFAHLQSPAAWRLELQPESARSWVSLSQTTGEANPEGLGISVSTQSNTGAERTALLIVRAAGLADTLQLVQQAQTTQPGGTTGIHILGDPTLLELPALSKGAENYFVTHYAEGRVNYSLEYDTQLRHARWVAFSFDEQSSRKAVSRSGDDAWAWDPRIPAEFSTARLFRGSGYDRGHLVASEDRVSSREANRQTFYYSNMSPQIGAGFNQSYWSKIEELVRGWGRNSKLRDVLYVVKGGTIRPDQVESYKANNVLLIPKYYWVALLRQQGSSYHAIGLWVEHKKYSNSPAFRSLAISIEELEKRTGLNFFHRLPDGVETEVEHESPSSPAILSLWPGL
- the folB gene encoding dihydroneopterin aldolase is translated as MQVDQMIIGLERMRFYAYHGVAPQEREVGNYFTLECRVEAEVSAAMQHDALSETISYAELYEVIAEEMAQPSLLLEHVVGRIAAALFDRFPRISTLELSLRKDNPPFPGQLDSASFSIRARR
- a CDS encoding DUF5689 domain-containing protein, which produces MTKHKYSRWTLLAAASLCLTLGITSCKDNDDAYTKPEYSITAPKAQNKTFAIPEAGGTASLQLTSNRSWKAVTTADWINISPSAGGAGSAEIKIQVLPNAGANRSAQVALQLGGKSELYTITQTGSGTSSETIKSDAQGLTAFIKKYDTGSEVTVSEDVSLKAALVSDIEANNLTNNRNIVLQAGPQGITVRLAKPANKAWKPGTVFVVKAKGGKVQRFNGGSLQLDLSAVTDASAVTASESLETVEPVQLSLSDIYSGKYDNILVAVDGVQFAATGKALNPNKPSGTRAPASYYHRLSDCVTELPQAVDGLSVAISGYAPEALRTQASPESNGRVVGILQINTLKTQTPAEQPKKTYNLWPRTAADLSGLTGKRCSESSTQPKPTPTPDPGQGTQQALSLKDFIAKYPASSTKHQITEDLSFEATLITQLSEGNSTALNLTLQSGDQGIIVRLGKDLPASLKAGTVYKVKAKGASIGLYNGSLQLEFAKDTGAEAVLEDTGRTQQIRPKRLTLAEVYAGTYDNILVELSGVQFSQHGKALNPNKPNNKGSIPSYFATRIEDCATSLPAGISGLSLAISGKASFKGETTSDKAGTIIGILSRSFRTTKTGEVKEFNLWPRSLSDIRFDAQRCTK
- a CDS encoding carboxypeptidase regulatory-like domain-containing protein, producing the protein MNKTITVLALASCLSLGAVAQNSSSGALVRDSKSGLSVPGARISLHGPTTRQIVVDARGLYQLPQLPEGRYTLTVTAPGYEAKQLVYIHSLGKALPLLELVPLPTTAERYDELLISEDSDDAVSGSDRVALLTSSRDPFLSASSYVFSAARFRARGYDSPYSSQMLNGIEMNDLNSGYSAWSLWGGLNDVTRQQQTSQSFEPIVSGIGSVGITNNVTIRPSQLGAQRRLTYSNSNRTYSNRFAFTWSTGENKRGWSLLASVVRRSGDGQYSYVRGQFYDAWSYFLGIEKRLDESNHISLMALGAPTRRGVASASTQEAYDLAGSNFYNPNIGRQAGAWRNARVRDSHEPIVQLSHYFNDLQRRLQISTTMSYRFGYNSYSALNWYNAPDPRPDYYRYLPSYFTRMATPGSQDAEAAARYAELWHSDPNTRYIDWDRMYAINRGNMATVRNAAGEALATGRRALYMVEDRHTDQREFAWASTMAWQPLKQLELNGGLSYRHNRTENFAVVGDLLGADFVYDVDKFAERDFGGDASKSQVDLNHPDRIVQRGDRFGHDYEAQTSRFVAWGQATYKLSKLDVYGALGYTHTAMQRDGKQRRGLFPDNSYGLSDRVKFNDLTAKAGAIYKLNGHHYLQANLAYVEQAPTFRNVFISPRTRNSYVENPQSERILSAEASYQVRLPWLRGRLTGFYAQIADHTQAMNFYDDSQASFSNYILTGINTRHLGMELGLEAKLSPTLTANAALALGQYQYASNPSYVQTIDNSEKIVDRDVIYWKGLQVGGTPQTAATVGLTYYAPWYANFGINANYFGRNYVSMAPALRTDRARSALDQAYIHPERLRDGFTVDLFASYSWRIKYGTFLRFNLSVSNVLNNKQLPSGGFEQLRVRTQRDESGQQIPFRPFDSKLSYVYGTTFFLNTTLQF
- a CDS encoding cob(I)yrinic acid a,c-diamide adenosyltransferase; amino-acid sequence: MARIVTKTGDRGTTGIFGGERVPKDNIRIEANGTLDELNAHLGLIRSYLALEDPRHSFIGQVQMQIMQAMSLVATRSERRAENPNNFDLAWLSALEEETARLMSELSENGFFILPGGTPLSAQMQLARTVARRAERRLWTLDREDPLPEGLIPWVNRMSDWLFVLAKWEMQQQNWPEERWQAFSYKRKKKPTHD